One stretch of Candidatus Poribacteria bacterium DNA includes these proteins:
- a CDS encoding type II toxin-antitoxin system VapC family toxin gives MEGLVYLADTNIFLEALLGQDRKGDVQSFLQTVDLSAIFITDLSLHSIGIILYRLKNFALFNSFIEDIIVDGVGVLSLPPEDLKTLDLTADKFNLDFDDAYQYAVATKYEMQLISFDADFDGTERRRREPIEVLNEIQG, from the coding sequence TTGGAGGGATTAGTGTACCTCGCGGATACCAATATTTTTCTTGAAGCCTTGCTGGGACAAGACAGAAAGGGCGATGTCCAATCATTCTTACAGACTGTTGACTTGAGCGCAATCTTCATAACAGATTTATCTCTTCATTCCATAGGTATTATTCTCTATCGATTGAAGAATTTCGCGCTCTTTAACTCGTTCATAGAGGATATAATTGTTGATGGAGTTGGCGTTCTCTCATTGCCTCCCGAAGATCTTAAAACGTTGGATCTAACAGCCGATAAATTTAACCTTGACTTTGACGATGCATACCAATATGCTGTCGCTACGAAATATGAGATGCAACTCATCAGTTTCGATGCGGATTTTGATGGAACTGAAAGGAGACGAAGGGAACCGATTGAGGTGTTAAATGAAATACAAGGGTAG
- a CDS encoding DUF839 domain-containing protein: MKNRLSRRQFLRYGTLLAASTAVSLGFLGCSRALIQNVPGFRPEPPFEFAPSPNRLLDLPEGFTAHAFSRTGEIMDDGLWVPGGHDGMAAYPAPNGKTLLVRNHELTATSKNVGPFGWNNEKLERAAIGNLYDAGSGELPCIGGTTTLVYDTRTQTMEKHFLSLIGTIRNCAGGLTPWNTWITCEETMQKAEETYEVDHGYNFEVPVSADIELADPIPLKAMGRFNHEAVAVDPKTGIVYQTEDRGDSLIYRFIPETQGELAAGGKLQALKIRDMKRADTRNWRSRMQKILPWTYDPIPVGEAFAVEWVDIENVESPDDDLRIQGAEGKDAAKFARGEGIWYGSNQEHGEFYIACTNGGIAYKGQIWKYMPSPHEGTSREEQEPGTIQLFVEPNDRNLMENADNLTVTPWGDLIICEDGPEEEYLIGITPEGHLYRFARNAGNMSELAGATFSPDGTTLFVNIQSHGITLAITGPWHEIRQRPLA, from the coding sequence ATGAAGAATAGGTTATCTCGACGACAATTTCTACGTTATGGCACACTCTTGGCTGCCTCTACGGCAGTCAGTCTCGGATTTTTAGGGTGTAGCCGAGCCTTGATTCAAAATGTCCCGGGCTTCAGACCTGAACCGCCCTTTGAGTTTGCACCGAGTCCAAATCGTCTCCTTGACCTCCCCGAAGGATTCACCGCCCACGCCTTTTCGAGAACAGGTGAAATCATGGACGACGGACTGTGGGTGCCGGGTGGACACGATGGTATGGCGGCTTATCCAGCTCCTAACGGCAAGACGCTCCTCGTCCGAAATCACGAATTGACCGCCACATCCAAAAACGTCGGACCTTTCGGATGGAATAATGAAAAATTGGAACGTGCCGCCATAGGCAATTTATACGACGCTGGATCCGGTGAATTACCTTGCATCGGTGGGACGACGACACTCGTCTATGACACGCGAACACAAACGATGGAGAAACACTTTCTCAGTCTAATCGGGACGATCCGGAATTGTGCTGGCGGTTTAACCCCTTGGAATACATGGATAACCTGTGAAGAAACCATGCAGAAGGCAGAGGAAACATACGAGGTGGACCATGGGTACAATTTTGAAGTGCCTGTCTCCGCTGACATAGAATTGGCGGATCCGATTCCATTGAAGGCAATGGGACGTTTCAATCATGAGGCAGTCGCTGTTGATCCCAAAACTGGGATTGTCTATCAAACGGAAGACAGAGGCGATAGTTTAATCTATCGGTTTATCCCAGAAACGCAGGGTGAACTCGCGGCGGGTGGCAAACTTCAGGCACTGAAAATTCGAGATATGAAGCGCGCAGATACCCGAAACTGGCGTAGCCGAATGCAGAAGATTCTTCCGTGGACCTACGACCCGATTCCAGTCGGAGAAGCATTCGCAGTCGAATGGGTGGACATTGAGAACGTGGAATCGCCGGACGACGACCTCCGCATACAAGGTGCTGAAGGTAAAGACGCGGCGAAGTTCGCACGCGGCGAAGGCATTTGGTACGGCAGTAATCAAGAACACGGAGAATTTTATATTGCCTGCACGAACGGCGGTATTGCGTACAAAGGGCAAATATGGAAATACATGCCGAGCCCTCATGAAGGCACAAGCCGCGAGGAACAGGAACCCGGCACGATTCAACTTTTTGTTGAGCCAAACGACAGGAATCTCATGGAAAACGCCGATAACCTGACTGTCACGCCCTGGGGCGATCTGATTATCTGTGAAGACGGACCAGAAGAGGAATATCTAATTGGGATAACACCTGAAGGACATCTCTATAGGTTTGCCCGAAACGCCGGTAATATGTCCGAACTCGCAGGTGCGACATTCTCACCTGATGGCACGACGCTCTTTGTAAATATTCAGAGTCATGGAATTACGTTGGCAATCACCGGTCCTTGGCACGAAATTCGACAGCGCCCTCTGGCATAA
- the leuC gene encoding 3-isopropylmalate dehydratase large subunit: MKTQTMYEKIWEAHLVRASADEVPILYIDTHLVHEVTSPQAFEGLRLNNRKVRRPDLTFATMDHNVPTTDRSLPITDLIAAKQMETLAQNCTEFDIPLYDIDSPEQGIVHVIGPELGITLPGKTIVCGDSHTSTHGALGALAFGIGTSEIEHVLATQCLLQQESETFEIRIDGTLPYGVTAKDIILAIIGHIGIDGGNGAVVEYTGSAIRALSIEERMTVCNMSIEAGARAGMIAPDDTTYEYIAGKRFAPKDEAFDAAVEGWKQLPTDEGATYDRTLQLDAAEIAPQVTWGTNPGMVTDVTGRVPDPSDMTTPDEKSATEHALAYMDLTPGTPITDIAVDRVFIGSCTNSRISDLRAAAEVAKGRKVADTVSAMVVPGSQAVKRQAEAEGLDDIFRAAGFEWREAGCSMCLGMNPDTLMPGQRCASTSNRNFEGRQGKGGRTHLVSPQMAAATAVTGRFVDIRTFG; this comes from the coding sequence ATGAAAACACAAACGATGTACGAAAAGATATGGGAAGCGCATCTTGTGCGCGCTTCCGCAGACGAAGTCCCGATTCTTTATATCGATACACACCTCGTTCACGAAGTCACATCCCCACAAGCGTTTGAGGGGTTAAGGCTCAACAATCGGAAGGTCCGTCGTCCGGATCTGACGTTCGCCACGATGGATCACAATGTGCCGACAACGGATAGGTCGCTACCCATCACCGATTTGATTGCCGCAAAGCAGATGGAAACGCTCGCGCAAAACTGCACCGAGTTTGACATTCCGCTCTACGACATCGATAGTCCTGAGCAAGGGATCGTGCATGTCATCGGCCCCGAACTCGGCATCACATTGCCCGGCAAGACCATTGTCTGCGGGGACAGCCATACGTCAACACACGGTGCACTCGGTGCACTCGCTTTTGGCATCGGCACAAGCGAAATTGAGCATGTACTCGCCACGCAATGCCTTCTGCAACAGGAATCAGAAACTTTTGAGATTCGGATTGATGGCACACTCCCGTATGGCGTGACTGCGAAAGACATCATTCTCGCTATTATCGGGCATATCGGTATTGATGGCGGCAATGGTGCCGTCGTTGAATACACAGGTTCCGCTATCCGCGCCCTCAGCATTGAGGAACGGATGACCGTTTGCAATATGTCCATTGAGGCGGGGGCACGTGCGGGTATGATTGCACCTGATGATACCACTTATGAATACATTGCTGGCAAACGTTTTGCACCGAAAGACGAGGCGTTTGATGCGGCAGTTGAAGGGTGGAAGCAACTCCCAACTGATGAAGGTGCAACATACGATCGGACCTTGCAACTCGATGCAGCAGAAATCGCACCGCAGGTGACGTGGGGCACAAACCCCGGTATGGTGACGGATGTAACAGGACGTGTGCCAGACCCGTCAGACATGACAACACCCGACGAAAAAAGTGCTACTGAACACGCTTTAGCGTATATGGATCTCACACCCGGCACACCCATCACAGATATTGCCGTGGATAGGGTTTTCATCGGCAGTTGCACCAACTCCCGTATTAGCGATCTACGAGCCGCTGCGGAAGTCGCAAAGGGTAGGAAAGTCGCAGACACCGTCAGTGCGATGGTCGTTCCGGGTTCACAGGCTGTCAAACGCCAAGCGGAGGCGGAAGGGCTTGACGATATTTTCCGTGCCGCCGGTTTTGAATGGCGCGAAGCCGGTTGTAGTATGTGTCTCGGTATGAATCCTGATACTCTAATGCCGGGGCAACGCTGTGCCAGCACATCAAATCGGAATTTTGAAGGTAGACAGGGCAAAGGCGGACGCACGCACTTGGTGAGTCCACAGATGGCGGCCGCGACTGCAGTCACAGGTCGTTTTGTGGATATCCGGACGTTTGGGTAG
- a CDS encoding DUF4159 domain-containing protein, translating into MRTLQLLAIFIAMSVSTILPNSEGDSDRFTFVRLRYGGQLTRRSSWRVDWPASDRNFIWQLIKQTNIDADPREKIIEVGAAELFEYPFAYMLEVGSLRLNYKEAKNLREYLLRGGFIFIDDFHGEREWERFYTEFKKIFPEREPVDIPISHPIFRCFFKIEKLVQIPGLRSLFSGRTYERYDGYPAYCRGVYDDNGRLMMMINFNTDLGDAWEHAAEDFYPREYSNTALQMGINAVVYALTH; encoded by the coding sequence ATGCGAACCCTCCAGTTGTTAGCTATTTTCATTGCGATGTCCGTATCTACTATCTTGCCGAACTCCGAGGGGGATTCGGACAGATTCACCTTCGTCCGTCTCAGATATGGTGGTCAACTCACGAGACGCAGTAGTTGGCGAGTGGATTGGCCCGCCTCCGACCGGAATTTTATCTGGCAACTCATCAAACAGACGAATATTGATGCTGACCCGCGTGAAAAGATTATTGAGGTAGGCGCGGCGGAGTTGTTTGAATATCCATTTGCTTACATGTTGGAGGTTGGAAGCCTCAGATTAAACTATAAAGAGGCAAAGAACCTACGCGAATATCTCTTACGCGGCGGTTTTATTTTTATCGACGATTTCCACGGGGAACGTGAATGGGAACGGTTTTACACGGAATTCAAGAAGATTTTCCCAGAACGGGAACCTGTAGACATTCCTATATCCCATCCGATCTTCCGATGCTTCTTCAAAATTGAAAAACTCGTTCAGATTCCAGGGCTCCGCTCACTTTTCAGTGGACGCACCTATGAAAGATACGATGGTTATCCTGCGTACTGCCGCGGTGTTTATGACGATAATGGACGGCTTATGATGATGATCAACTTCAATACTGACCTTGGAGACGCGTGGGAGCATGCCGCCGAGGATTTCTATCCACGCGAGTATTCAAATACTGCATTGCAGATGGGCATCAACGCCGTTGTCTATGCCCTCACGCATTAA
- a CDS encoding ribonuclease J — protein MTEDLEFEGIEGNVSIIPLGGLGEFGLNMMVYETENDIIVVDTGFMLPNADMPGVDLIFPDIHYLVERKEKVRGILLTHGHEDHIGALFYVLRQLDVPVYGTPLTLAIASGRLREYNVLSQAQLNTIAPGDTVELGDFSAEFIHVTHSIPDTVSIALRTPVGVIVHTGDFKFDMTPIDGKLSDIQTLARLGSEGVLLLVSDSTNAERPGQTPSERSIYGTIDNIFQKAEQKLFLCTFSSSLHRIQQFIDLANIHRRLVAVSGRSLLNNIRIASELGYLNLNPDYLIDARDASMFKPHEVVILCTGSQGEPRSALSLMALDNHPFLKVEQGDTVVISARIIPGNEKAIGHGINHLLRRGAKIYHERNADVHVSGHGSSEDLKLMLNLLQPKFFMPMHGEYQNLMRHAELAESVGIPRDNVKVAEDGELIRLTSETCEVFGREGRSGRVLVDGKPEFELEDIVLRDRIQLSEDGIVVPIIVLHSDIGAGNQQSAVSSQNISTDSNSKTGLNAGEIEIISRGFVYMDKSEELIEEAKEITRSIIENLSDEQKQETEAVQDEIRGALRRFFSKQTQRSPLIFPVVMRV, from the coding sequence ATGACAGAAGATTTAGAATTTGAAGGGATCGAAGGAAACGTTTCAATTATTCCATTGGGAGGGTTAGGCGAATTTGGGCTTAACATGATGGTGTATGAGACCGAAAATGACATTATCGTCGTTGACACAGGTTTCATGCTACCGAATGCAGACATGCCCGGTGTCGATCTGATTTTTCCAGACATCCACTATCTGGTTGAACGGAAAGAGAAGGTTCGCGGAATTCTTCTAACCCACGGACATGAGGATCACATCGGTGCCTTATTTTACGTCCTACGGCAGTTAGATGTGCCGGTTTATGGCACGCCGCTTACACTGGCGATTGCAAGCGGGAGATTACGTGAATACAATGTTCTCAGCCAGGCACAACTCAATACGATTGCCCCTGGCGATACGGTCGAATTAGGCGATTTTTCAGCCGAATTCATCCATGTAACACACAGTATTCCAGATACCGTCTCAATTGCGCTACGCACACCGGTCGGCGTTATCGTTCATACGGGTGATTTCAAGTTTGACATGACCCCTATTGATGGTAAGCTGAGCGATATTCAGACGCTGGCGCGTTTGGGGTCAGAAGGTGTCCTTCTGCTCGTTTCCGACAGTACAAACGCGGAGCGACCCGGACAAACGCCTTCTGAGCGAAGTATCTATGGGACAATAGACAACATTTTTCAGAAAGCTGAGCAGAAGTTGTTTCTCTGTACCTTTTCTTCGAGTCTACACCGCATCCAGCAATTCATCGACTTGGCAAATATACATCGTAGGCTTGTTGCTGTCAGTGGACGCTCCTTGCTCAACAATATCCGCATCGCCTCCGAATTGGGTTACCTCAACCTGAATCCTGACTATCTCATTGATGCTCGCGATGCCTCGATGTTCAAACCACACGAGGTAGTGATTTTATGCACCGGCAGCCAAGGTGAACCCCGCTCTGCCTTGTCCCTAATGGCACTTGACAATCATCCATTTTTAAAGGTGGAACAAGGCGATACTGTCGTCATCTCCGCAAGGATTATCCCAGGCAACGAAAAGGCTATCGGGCATGGCATCAACCATCTGCTTAGACGCGGCGCGAAGATATACCATGAACGCAACGCGGACGTTCATGTATCAGGTCATGGCTCAAGCGAGGATCTAAAGTTGATGCTTAATCTTTTACAGCCTAAGTTTTTCATGCCGATGCACGGCGAATATCAAAACCTAATGCGGCATGCTGAACTCGCTGAGTCTGTGGGTATACCGAGGGACAACGTAAAAGTCGCTGAAGATGGTGAACTGATTCGGCTCACCTCCGAGACGTGTGAGGTTTTCGGACGCGAAGGACGTTCTGGACGCGTCCTCGTTGACGGTAAGCCAGAATTTGAACTTGAGGATATCGTCCTACGCGACCGTATCCAACTTTCCGAAGATGGCATCGTTGTTCCGATTATTGTCCTGCACAGCGATATAGGTGCTGGTAATCAGCAGTCAGCAGTCAGCAGTCAGAATATTTCTACGGATAGTAATTCTAAAACAGGATTGAATGCTGGAGAGATAGAGATCATTTCGCGCGGGTTTGTTTACATGGATAAATCTGAAGAACTCATAGAAGAAGCGAAAGAAATTACTCGAAGTATCATTGAGAACCTGAGCGATGAGCAGAAGCAGGAAACGGAGGCTGTCCAAGACGAGATCCGAGGCGCGCTCCGTCGGTTTTTCTCGAAACAGACGCAACGGTCACCGCTCATTTTTCCGGTTGTTATGCGGGTTTGA
- a CDS encoding DUF2281 domain-containing protein codes for MESTIIEKIRQLPPELQEEVIHFIDFLRTKKSSKGKKRPNLEWIGGLKAYRDQYTALELQKKASDWRD; via the coding sequence ATGGAATCTACCATTATTGAAAAAATTAGGCAGCTTCCGCCCGAACTCCAAGAAGAAGTCATTCATTTCATTGATTTCCTGCGAACAAAAAAAAGTTCAAAAGGGAAAAAAAGACCGAACTTGGAGTGGATTGGCGGCTTAAAAGCGTATCGTGACCAGTACACTGCCCTCGAACTTCAGAAAAAGGCGTCAGATTGGAGGGATTAG
- the leuS gene encoding leucine--tRNA ligase, whose protein sequence is MENHPYAPAEIEPYWQAAWREKEAFKVPNDIETLVKKPKFYVLGMFPYTSGAGLHMGHAKNYVPTDVLANFKRMQGYHVMHPMGWDAFGLPTERTAVRENEHPAHITKRNTETFQQQIQRIGLSYDWSRKIDTSLPEYYRWTQWIFLRLYEKGLAYLDNVPVNWCPALGTVLSNEEVKDGKYVETEDPVERRLMHQWMLKITAYAERLLEDLDLLDWPEGLKEMQRHWIGKSEGADITFDIKDYDQTFTVFTTRPDTLFGATYCVLAPEHPLVSEITHPDAVSQVDAYVKEAVNKSDLQRTDLATEKTGVFTGTYAINPCNDAPIPIWVADYVLMTYGTGAIMAVPGHDERDHEFASAFGIPILEVIKGGEKPIEEAPFEGDGVCVNSDFLNGLQVPEAKERMIAWLESENRGARQVQYRLRDWLFSRQRYWGEPFPLAHLEDGTIVELPDEELPVELPPIDDYKPTEDGKPPLARADANWLKMILPDGQTATRETNIMPQWAGSCWYYLRFLDAHNTEAAFDTELERYWMPVDLYMGGAEHAVLHLLYARFWHKVLYDCGLVSTKEPFHGLVNQGTILAESYQDDAGKYYYPHQVEQNDGKSVAKTSGVPLHVQMEKMSKSRFNVINPNDVIDNYGADALRLYLLFIGPVTASTPWQDAGVEGVYRFLQRVWRLIIDEDSGELSEKLTDAAGTTEPELWRELHKTINQVTEDTESIDKMNTAISQMMIFVNAATQTKTLPTEILKVFLHLLSPYAPHIAQELWHRLDETGFIAHSQWPTYDESVLTSATVTIIAQVNGKLRNRLELPAEATAKEIEEAALSDERVQRFVEGKPIRKVIVVSNRNLINIVV, encoded by the coding sequence ATGGAGAACCATCCGTACGCCCCGGCAGAAATAGAACCCTATTGGCAAGCCGCATGGCGAGAAAAAGAAGCATTCAAAGTTCCAAACGATATTGAGACCTTGGTAAAGAAACCGAAGTTCTATGTGCTTGGAATGTTCCCGTATACCTCAGGTGCTGGTCTTCACATGGGGCACGCGAAAAATTACGTGCCGACCGATGTGCTCGCGAATTTCAAGCGGATGCAGGGCTATCATGTGATGCACCCAATGGGCTGGGATGCCTTCGGACTTCCGACGGAACGCACGGCAGTCCGTGAAAATGAACATCCGGCACACATTACAAAGCGGAACACTGAAACTTTTCAACAACAGATCCAGCGCATCGGTCTCTCTTATGACTGGTCCCGTAAAATTGACACCTCCCTCCCCGAATACTACAGATGGACGCAATGGATTTTTCTCCGCCTTTATGAAAAAGGGTTGGCGTATCTTGACAACGTACCCGTCAACTGGTGTCCAGCATTAGGCACCGTTCTCTCAAATGAAGAGGTAAAAGACGGTAAATACGTTGAAACGGAAGATCCGGTCGAACGCCGTTTGATGCACCAATGGATGCTCAAAATCACCGCCTATGCAGAACGGTTACTGGAAGATCTGGACTTACTGGACTGGCCCGAGGGTCTCAAGGAAATGCAACGGCACTGGATCGGTAAATCAGAGGGGGCAGATATCACCTTTGACATTAAAGACTACGATCAGACGTTCACTGTTTTCACGACGCGTCCAGATACACTCTTCGGTGCCACCTATTGCGTGCTCGCACCTGAACATCCACTCGTCTCCGAGATAACGCACCCCGATGCCGTTTCCCAAGTTGATGCTTATGTTAAAGAAGCGGTTAACAAATCCGATCTCCAACGGACAGACCTCGCCACAGAAAAGACAGGTGTTTTCACGGGTACCTACGCGATCAACCCATGCAACGACGCGCCTATCCCGATCTGGGTCGCAGATTACGTCCTGATGACATACGGCACAGGTGCCATCATGGCTGTTCCCGGACACGATGAACGTGACCATGAATTCGCTTCAGCTTTCGGTATCCCTATCCTTGAAGTCATCAAAGGCGGCGAAAAACCAATTGAAGAAGCACCTTTTGAAGGAGACGGTGTTTGCGTCAATTCCGATTTCCTAAACGGGTTACAGGTCCCTGAGGCGAAGGAGAGGATGATCGCATGGCTTGAAAGTGAGAACAGGGGAGCGCGCCAAGTTCAATATCGTTTACGAGACTGGCTTTTCTCACGGCAACGCTATTGGGGTGAACCCTTCCCACTGGCACATCTTGAGGACGGGACCATTGTCGAACTACCAGATGAGGAATTGCCAGTTGAACTGCCGCCTATTGATGACTATAAGCCGACAGAGGATGGCAAACCGCCACTCGCCCGTGCAGACGCAAACTGGTTGAAAATGATACTCCCTGATGGCCAAACAGCGACACGCGAAACGAACATCATGCCGCAATGGGCAGGTTCTTGTTGGTATTATCTACGGTTCCTCGATGCACACAACACCGAGGCAGCGTTTGATACTGAACTTGAACGCTACTGGATGCCTGTAGATCTCTACATGGGTGGGGCAGAGCATGCCGTTTTGCATCTACTCTACGCCCGATTTTGGCATAAGGTCCTGTACGATTGTGGATTGGTCTCCACGAAAGAACCGTTCCACGGCTTGGTGAATCAAGGGACAATCCTCGCGGAATCGTATCAGGACGATGCGGGGAAATATTACTATCCACATCAAGTTGAGCAGAATGACGGAAAATCCGTAGCGAAAACATCTGGTGTGCCACTTCATGTGCAAATGGAGAAGATGTCCAAGTCGCGTTTTAACGTTATCAACCCAAACGATGTTATCGACAATTACGGCGCGGATGCCCTTCGGCTCTATCTCCTGTTTATCGGACCTGTCACAGCGAGCACGCCGTGGCAAGATGCCGGCGTAGAGGGTGTTTACCGATTCCTTCAACGTGTCTGGCGGCTCATTATTGATGAGGACAGCGGTGAACTCAGCGAGAAGTTAACCGACGCTGCTGGCACGACGGAACCTGAACTGTGGCGGGAACTCCATAAGACCATCAATCAGGTGACGGAAGACACAGAATCCATCGACAAGATGAATACGGCAATTAGCCAAATGATGATCTTTGTTAACGCCGCTACACAGACGAAAACGCTACCCACTGAGATATTGAAGGTGTTCCTACATCTGCTCTCGCCTTATGCCCCGCATATTGCGCAGGAGTTGTGGCATCGTCTCGATGAAACAGGCTTCATCGCGCATTCACAGTGGCCCACATACGACGAATCAGTACTCACGAGTGCAACAGTAACCATCATTGCGCAAGTCAATGGAAAACTTCGCAACCGGCTTGAACTTCCTGCCGAGGCAACCGCCAAAGAGATCGAAGAAGCTGCACTCTCAGATGAACGGGTTCAGCGATTCGTTGAAGGAAAACCGATTCGGAAAGTTATCGTTGTTTCAAACCGTAATCTTATTAACATCGTTGTTTAA
- a CDS encoding LamG domain-containing protein: MKTALTFRLVMSVLILMGPVLMANAQSVKEDDLIIYYSFNKDTLKGDDVVDVSGNKNDGLIKGSDIKSVKGKVGEGMEFPGVATDYISVREHHYADPIEEISLAAWVKAEQRGMIASWDRSEFFRFAVGDDVGGNNGTTFVAFDTCCPCCHDWFGKTDVADNKWHHLVATFDGKVKRIYVDGKLDEEEDAPAKVIGAGLSRFGFIGIGSEAGAFDAATGPTWAYGGILDEFMLFHRSLSEKEVEHLANGPENPFAVDPKAKLSTTWGDIKDIR, translated from the coding sequence ATGAAAACTGCTCTTACGTTCAGATTAGTGATGTCAGTGTTAATTTTAATGGGACCGGTGCTGATGGCTAATGCCCAATCGGTCAAAGAGGATGATCTCATCATCTACTACAGTTTCAACAAAGACACTCTCAAGGGTGATGATGTCGTCGATGTATCCGGTAATAAAAATGACGGACTTATCAAAGGCAGCGATATAAAATCGGTGAAAGGCAAGGTGGGAGAAGGAATGGAGTTTCCCGGGGTTGCGACAGATTATATTTCAGTTCGGGAACACCATTATGCTGATCCGATTGAAGAGATTAGCCTCGCTGCATGGGTTAAGGCGGAACAGAGAGGCATGATTGCGTCATGGGATCGGAGCGAATTCTTCCGTTTTGCTGTAGGTGATGACGTAGGCGGCAACAACGGCACAACTTTTGTTGCTTTTGACACCTGTTGTCCGTGCTGCCATGACTGGTTTGGGAAGACGGATGTCGCGGATAACAAATGGCATCATCTCGTTGCAACGTTCGATGGTAAAGTGAAACGGATATACGTTGATGGGAAATTAGATGAAGAAGAAGATGCCCCGGCTAAGGTCATTGGTGCAGGACTGTCGCGGTTCGGATTCATCGGGATTGGCTCAGAAGCAGGCGCGTTTGACGCAGCTACAGGACCGACATGGGCGTATGGCGGGATTTTAGATGAGTTTATGTTGTTCCACCGTTCACTCTCTGAGAAAGAGGTTGAACACCTTGCCAATGGACCTGAAAATCCGTTTGCGGTCGATCCCAAGGCCAAGTTGAGTACAACTTGGGGTGACATTAAAGACATCCGATAG
- a CDS encoding transposase, whose amino-acid sequence MLKAGRWTPTTKPCSACGHPNENLTLSDRQWICPECVSHHDRDLNAAVNILQAGVPA is encoded by the coding sequence TTGTTGAAAGCAGGTCGCTGGACGCCTACGACAAAGCCGTGTTCGGCTTGTGGACATCCCAACGAAAATCTAACGCTTTCAGATAGGCAGTGGATATGCCCTGAATGTGTTTCACACCACGATAGGGACCTCAACGCTGCTGTCAACATTTTGCAGGCTGGGGTACCCGCGTAA
- a CDS encoding phytanoyl-CoA dioxygenase family protein: MERHKLEYEVLNDHNPNAETGQHWEIEVHANPEELQTFAAMGYLVREGLFQGDALQKLRDALDGLEEREWKKRDSAMAGKRGWGFIPRHLMDKDETFLELLKFQPTLSIARAMMGPLVRLRGLSARITYPGDDREHQTPWHQHLRVVSNPLPPWFSRPHCIDCLIYLDDLNEDTGAVAVVPGSHDWLDKATPNSYESVEGEVELRVKAGGGVLIHGNLWHRGLPTLKAKRRMLILSYTPTWLRKSPHGGAQPEDGLTRAFLKDADREERMLLGVGGYS, translated from the coding sequence ATGGAACGACATAAACTCGAGTACGAAGTACTAAACGACCACAATCCAAATGCGGAAACTGGACAACATTGGGAAATTGAGGTGCACGCGAACCCCGAAGAATTGCAGACGTTCGCCGCAATGGGTTATCTCGTTCGTGAAGGACTCTTTCAGGGAGATGCACTCCAAAAATTGAGAGATGCTCTGGATGGCTTGGAGGAACGCGAATGGAAAAAGCGGGACAGTGCAATGGCAGGTAAACGGGGGTGGGGCTTTATTCCCCGTCATCTGATGGATAAAGATGAAACGTTCTTAGAACTCCTGAAATTCCAACCAACTTTATCAATTGCCCGTGCGATGATGGGACCGCTGGTTCGGTTGCGTGGTCTAAGTGCCCGTATCACTTATCCGGGTGATGACCGCGAGCATCAAACACCGTGGCACCAACATCTACGTGTCGTATCGAACCCGTTGCCGCCGTGGTTTTCACGTCCACACTGCATCGATTGCCTCATCTATCTCGATGATTTGAACGAGGATACCGGCGCGGTCGCCGTTGTTCCAGGGTCACATGACTGGTTAGACAAGGCAACACCAAATAGTTACGAATCCGTAGAAGGTGAAGTCGAACTTCGAGTGAAAGCCGGTGGAGGTGTCCTGATCCACGGCAATCTTTGGCACCGAGGCTTACCAACGCTCAAAGCCAAGCGGAGAATGTTAATCTTAAGTTATACGCCGACCTGGCTACGGAAGTCGCCACATGGGGGGGCACAACCCGAAGACGGGTTAACCCGTGCCTTCCTTAAAGATGCAGACCGGGAAGAACGGATGCTGTTAGGTGTGGGTGGGTATTCCTAA